In a single window of the Neodiprion virginianus isolate iyNeoVirg1 chromosome 1, iyNeoVirg1.1, whole genome shotgun sequence genome:
- the LOC124310204 gene encoding phosphoglucomutase, whose translation MPGNISSVSVPTKVHEGQKPGTSGLRKAVKVFTQEHYTENFIQSILEALGDRLTGCTLVVGGDGRYYGKEAVAKIIRIAAANGVGKLIVGQNGILSTPAVSAIIRKYKTLGGILLTASHNPGGPDADFGIKFNCENGGPAPDAVTNKIYDITKTLKSYKIASGINVDISKIQSTNIEVDGRNFTVDVIDSVNDYVELMKSIFDFAALKKLIQGSTERSAFQVLINSMSGVTGPYVKRIFIDELGAAEANTVNIIPLEDFGGLHPDPNLTYAVDLVNTVKNGPYDLGAAFDGDGDRNMIIGKKAFFVNPSDSLAVIAANLDSIPYFKKTGVRGYARSMPTSGAVDRVAAATGVEFFEVPTGWKYFGNLMDAGRLSLCGEESFGTGSDHIREKDGVWACLAWLSIIAHSGKSVEEILQAHWTKYGRNFFTRYDYENCASDAANKMMLELEQHISNPSFKGTKLTNVDKSYVVKHADNYAYKDPIDGSVAQKQGLRVLFEDGSRVIFRLSGTGSSGATIRLYVESYESDPTTYNEDPQKILAPLLNIALQLSKLQEHTGRNAPTVIT comes from the exons atgccCGGGAATATTTCAAGCGTAAGCGTACCCACGAAGGTTCACGAGGGTCAAAAGCCGGGTACTTCGGGTCTACGAAAAGCCGTCAAAGTCTTCACACAGGAGCattatactgaaaattttatccaatCAATTTTGGAAGCTCTTGGCGATCGTTTGACCGGGTGCACGCTGGTCGTCGGCGGTGACGGCCGATATTACGGCAAGGAGGCCGTTGCAAAAATCATAAGAATCGCTGCAGCTAACGGG GTAGGCAAGTTGATAGTAGGACAGAATGGAATCCTATCAACTCCGGCTGTTTCGGCTATTATTCGCAAGTACAAAACTCTAGGGGGAATTCTTTTAACCGCATCACACAACCCTGGTGGTCCAGATGCTGATTTTGGAATAAAGTTCAATTGTGAAAACGGCGGACCTGCACCTGATGCTGTTACCAACAAAATTTATGACATAACCAAAACTTTGAAAAGCTACAAAATTGCTTCAGGGATCAACGTTGATATATCTAAAATTCAGAGTACGAATATAGAAGTCGATGGAAGAAATTTTACTGTCGATGTTATTGACTCTGTCAACGATTACGTTGAACTGATGAAGAGCATTTTTGATTTCGCCGCTCTTAAGAAACTTATCCAAGGCAGCACGGAACGATCTGCTTTTCAAGTTCTTATCAACTCAATGAGTGGCG TCACTGGGCCATATGTAAAACGGATATTTATCGACGAATTGGGCGCAGCTGAAGCAAACACAGTAAATATCATTCCATTGGAAGACTTTGGTGGACTTCATCCTGATCCTAACTTGACTTACGCAGTAGATCTTGTGAATACTGTTAAAAACGGCCCTTACGATCTTGGAGCAGCCTTTGATGGCGATGGAGATAGAAACATG ATAATAGGCAAGAAGGCCTTCTTTGTCAATCCGTCAGATTCGTTGGCAGTCATAGCTGCGAATTTGGATTCTATTCCATACTTTAAAAAGACAGGTGTAAGAGGTTACGCTCGATCTATGCCTACAAGTGGTGCTGTTGATCGAGTAGCTGCAGCAACTGGTGTTGAATTCTTTGAAGTGCCAACAGGATGGAAGTATTTTG GCAATCTAATGGATGCAGGAAGACTTTCTTTATGTGGTGAGGAAAGTTTTGGAACTGGTTCCGACCATATTCGCGAAAAAGATGGAGTTTGGGCATGTCTTGCTTGGCTCAGCATTATTGCACACTCAGGTAAATCTGTCGAGGAAATTCTGCAAGCACATTGGACCAAGTATGGTAGAAACTTTTTTACAAG ATATGATTACGAAAATTGTGCATCTGACGCTGCAAATAAAATGATGCTCGAACTTGAACAGCATATTAGCAATCCAAGTTTCAAAGGAACAAAACTTACAAATGTGGACAAGTCGTATGTTGTTAAACATGCTGACAATTACGCGTACAAGGATCCAATTGATGGAAGTGTTGCTCAGAAACAG GGTCTGCGAGTGTTGTTTGAAGATGGTTCTCGAGTGATCTTTCGTTTATCTGGAACAGGTAGTTCTGGAGCTACAATCCGTCTTTATGTTGAAAGTTATGAGTCTGACCCAACAACTTACAACGAAGATCCCCAAAAAATTCTTGCTCCGCTTCTAAATATTGCTCTTCAATTGAGTAAACTCCAGGAGCACACTGGACGTAACGCTCCAACTGTCATCACATAA